The DNA segment TTCCGACACGTTCGAAATATTAGATTGGCTTTCCGTTGataaaggggtgtggtcaacaatcGAGCTGGGTGCAATTTGACCACGGGATGGGGTTGAGGCACTTGGTACGCCACTTCCTCTTATTCTTTGCTGTCTCTTTAAACCTTGACCCACGTCCCCGTACTGTGCATTGGTGACTGCCACTTGTCCAATCTCACGTAACCACGATGAGTAGTCGTTCTCGTTGTATGCCAGCAGATCCAGCACACCCCCTGATGTCATAACCCAGAACACGTATTTGTGCAGAGCCTCTGTaatagggggaggggcactaTCACACAACCTCACAcatcaattataattataagttccTTCTAACCTTCTATATAAGATTAattcatcaataattattaccaaagCCTTTCATAAGAACTCAGGGACCTAGCGTtaattagatcatgtttgccataaatactgcaatttgattggctaaaggaagtgttctatccaacttagaaaatcatgtacttacttagaaaatcatgtagcaaagattagataagaacattcaaatctgattggctaaatactctggttgctatgatctaaaatgcttagacactgtttaggaagtttccacgtgatttagaagtcctcagggctagtagaaccctcactgcattcgggatactacaactagccctttgggcttctagaaacttcctaaacagtgtctaactattatatagatcatctttgaacggccataactttagttttgttggtccaataatgttaattttatgattttctaaaagcttataattattaaaaatggACCAACAGAATTGTTGCATGCCGAGTTAGGGTTGATGAACTCCTAGGCCCTCCTCTCACCTGGCGAGTAACCGGGTGACAGTTTGACTGCATTGCTGGGTCCCTCGTTGACCTCGAGTATTGTAGCCACCTCTACATTCTTGTCCCCCCTCTCCTCACTCCAGGACACTGTGCCTTGGTCAGGTGACAGTCGGAAGAAGTAATGCCTGAGTGGATCTGAGGGAGAGAGTTAGTATATAAGAGATGACGGGGTCTTGGACAAAAACGCAagcctatataatatatttatAGCCTTTGGTTTTGATACTTCTTCGGGtcttacgtataattatgaatctaAAGCACAATCAAAATATAAATTGATCCATACACTTATAGATACTgtatttaatattaattttttgttgtGTGTGGGTTACCTGTTTTATCATTGACGAATCTGCCGAGGTAGCCACCTCTCACCACGTCCACACCCCCACCACTCACACTTGTCACACTCCTCACAGAGGCAGCTGTCCCCGGCCGTTCTGCAAAATGAAAACACATTCCAGAAAgatcgtaataattattacaataataCAATGTTTCTACTCaccaattattgttgattggTTAGAAACCAGTGATGTCATACTTTTGTTCAGAGCACCCCCAGTATGTGACGCTAgactagccacaccccctgacAATTGCCCGAAGCTAACGCCTCTGCTCAATAGTGACTCCACACTGGTTGAACGAGATGCTCTAGCGAAATCAGCAATGGCTGTTCCATGGCATGTCAGTAAAGCCACGACGTAATCCATTCCTTTTAGACGAGCATAGTCCAGTGCTGTCCGGCCAGTCGAGTCAGTCTGAGTGGCGTCTGCTCCACGGCCAAGGAGGAGGGCACACACGTCGACACGGCCACAGGCAGCAGCGTAGTGGAGGGGAGTGcggccctgtgtgtgtgtgtgtgtgtgtgtgtgtgtgtgtgtgtgtgtgtgtgtgtgtgtgtgtgtggtgtggggtgtgtgtgggtgttggaGGGGTGGAAATGAGGAACTGGTTTTCAGATTATGCAGAGCATAGGGTTACCAAGTGATGGCATACGTGGTACTAGCAATCAAATGATGTCTTTTAAGACGTAGATTGATCAGATAATTATTGGTAAGCAAAATTCATATCAAATTATCGAACTAAGTACCATTTTGTCAGTGTCATAGATGGCATCTCCCCTCATCTTGAGGATGACCTCACAAGCTGTCATGGCTCCTTGCTCTGAGGCAAATAAGATGACTGTTCTCCCTTTGTGGTCCTTGAAGTAGGTCATGTCTGGTTTAAGTAAGAGCTGGAGACACTGCACTCCCTCGCGGTGAacacccctgtgtgtgtgatgtgtgggtgtgtggggtgagtgtgtgatgtgtggtgtgggtgtgtgtgtgtgatgtgtacGGGGTGTGgatgtggagtgtgtgtgtgtggtatgggtacacacacgcacaccagaGTTGTATGCAAAAGAAGCCACCATATATACAACAAACAAAATATTCCAGACATTTCACAGTTATGGAGTGAGACTCACCAATGCATGGCGGTGTATCCATCATCATCCTTCTCCTCCCTATCCGCCCCTCTGCCCAGGAGGTATGAGGTGACCCCTGCGTTGTTATTGTAGGCTGCCCACATTAGTGGAGTCATGCCAACATCATCAGTCACGTCAATGCCAAGCTCAGAATCATGCTACATGTGGAAGAAGATACAAAACTTGAAAATTTGTCTGTGATTATTACCACGAAATTTAAACCTATTCGACATTTCTAAGGCTCGTTTTCGCTACAATCTTTGAATGCACAACTTAATTTAAAGTCAGCCAATATTGCTAGTGTACACAGTATAGCCATacaggctctgtacactataataaGTTCGATCAGCTTTTTGCTTTTCAAGTGAGGTAAAAATGGTTGTATAATTGTTGTTGGTTCTTTAACTCACTTTCAAGAGGGTAGCGATGACCTTTGGACTCTTTGGTATGGTCGCCCAATGGAGTGGCAGTCGTCCCTCAAAGTCTCTCACGTCAGTACGAGCCCCGTTGAGTATCATGAGCTCAATgagtgccacgccccctacTGACGAGGCCAGGTGCATCGCCGTGGAGCCATCAGAGGACTGTACAAGAGAGGgagcactgtagctagtgaaTACTGAGCTCCCCATCCCCCTAGGAGGGAGCACTGTAAAATAGCTAGTGAATACTGAGCTCCCCATCCCCCTAGGAGGGAGCACTGTAAAATAGCTAGTGAATACTGAGCTCCCCATCCCCCTAGGAGGGAGCACTGTAAATAGCTAGTGAATACTGAGCTCCCCATCCCCCTAGGAGGGAGCACTGTAAATAGCTAGTGAATACTGAGCTCCCCATCCCCCTAGGAGGGAGCACTGTAAATAGCTAGTAAATACTGAGCTCCCCATCCCCCTAGGAGAGAGTGAGGGAGCTGTATCGTactactagaatgttttgcgagcatcagaCATTGTGAACTTTGCACtggatcaattcgcaacaataaaatccgcaaaacctaaattattacacacgatccttgccagaacgcctAGTTAGatagcaaagggtcaaattttctgctcatttgcaaaggtttttcaccagcaaaatattctagtaatacggtagtaatacggtatattgtAAGATACCAGTGaacagcccccccccccataggAAAGACTGGGGGAGAAAGGGGAGAGATTATGGGATCAGAATGGAGCAATATATATGGCTTACCTGTTTGTTGACGTTAGCCCCCTCCCTGATAAGAGCATCGGCACATGACAAGTGGACACCAGTCAAGTGTATACTGTAGAGTGGAGATCACATGACTAGAGCTAAAAACGTCAATTTTTATATAGTTGTTGAAGGATGTTTAACTACCCCCCCtgcgtttaatcaatggttatAGGACTCTTTCAACTGAACAAAGAAGGAGAGGACGTACGTACCAGTACATGAGTGGTGTCTGCCCGTTGTGGTCAGGCAGATCCACATCGTGGCCCAGGTTGATGAGGGATTGGAGACGCCGCAAGTTGCCAGACCTATAGTGAGCAAATAAAATCTAGTTCTAAAAATATCAATTTTATATGGTTGTCGAAGGATGTTTAACTATCCCCCCCCCtgcgtttaatcaatggttaaGGGACTCTTtcaactgccataacttgaattccgtggatccaatttcaacggtTTTATactttctgaaagcttagaaagagacctttcaaatggtgtcttCAAAGTTcctatttgagagataaaagtatttgccaatttggcgataccatggataatagcccatggttcaaggctgaaaaatgacaaattatggccccaacgaaattttggatttaaacacatcatttgaaaggtctctttctaagctttcaaaaatgttgacattggataaCGGTactaatagcccatggtactTTTGGCCTTGATAATCGTACAAGTCTCACCTTGCTGCCAGATGCAGAGGTCCCGGGCCGGATGAGGATAGAGATGCAATGGAGAGAGGCCCTGGGCCGGATGAGGATAGAGACGTAATAAAGGGGGTGGGTGGTGCCTCCGCAGGTATCCTGTTGGTATCAGTCTCTGGGGGGAGGGGATCTTCGGCCAGAGTAGAGGTGTGACTGTCAGTGCGTGTCAGGCCGCTGCTCAGTGTGGAGGGTGGGAGTGAGTCGGTGGGTGGATCACTTAGGAGGAGATCTGGTGGACACAAGGAATGTACAACCAGTTAATACATAGGCCTTAAACCAATCAGTTAATATAAATTAGTTAATATAGGTCTTAAAATGTTATGGTCTGTATTACGTACTAAAGGGATATGCACTCCGGATCTGTATTATTGGTATGATATAATCACAGCAGTGTACTAGGTGTACTGTGCCATAGCTACTGTACCCACCACTGAGTCCCTTTGGTTGACTGACTCCGTACAGAGGACAGGATGGTACTAGACCCATGCTACCAGGTGGGCGGTGGATGGtataggggggaggggctcgttCACGCTTGCTTGAGAACACAAACCCTGTGTGAGTAGATACATAGCGTATATTAAGTGTTTATTGATCACTATGAGAACCTGTGAGGTAAGGGCTGAGTGGTGACTTGAGCATAGGTAGCTGTTGCACCATCTCATTTCCATCAACTGGGAAGAAGAAAAAAAATAATATGAAACTGCATGTGAACAAGAGATTGATAAACAAGAATAAGGCCAGTGCTTGGGGCCAGAGAATTCAACTGTGGGGTAGAAAGACTACACACACGGGAGAAGTGAACACACTACAATCACCTTACACACAAGATAACAAACAGTACGAAATATTCTTACCAATAGAGGTTGTCTCTATCAATGGAGGTAGCTTGAGGTCCCTCAacacacccccaccaccaGGACCACCaggaccaccaccaccaggaccaccaccaccaccaggaCCACCAGGACCACCCTCTCTCATGGCAGACGGCAGTGACTGTGGCAGCTGTACAGTGTTGTCTCTTGTCGGGCGAGTTTGACCCTTCAACGGTTCTTGAGTAGATGCTGCAAGTGTGTTCGTATCGTCCACAGCTTTTCGTGCAGGAGGGAGAGATAAAGTGTCCTCAACTGTAGGTGAGGTCTTAACTCTGGACTTAGACTTCGGCCTATCATTTTCGACTGTCGTGGTTTTGGCCGAGGCTGCTGAGAACAAATCAACTGTTTCAATGTCTTCTGGTTCAACTACTGTAATCAAATCATCCATAGATGCTGTTGTCATTGGTAACTGTTGATAAGTAACAGCTGTCTCTTGAACGGACTTGGGTAAAACCCTTTGCAGAAAAGTTTCTCCAACTTCAATCGGTTCAACTGTTTTCGGTGTGCCCATTTTATTTATGGGTAGTCGAAACGTTGAAGGTGATGGGGAGTGTAGTACTTCCTCTGATTCTTGACTGATAGTCGCTAGGCTCTCTTCGACTGTTCTGATCTTGGACTGAGTGTGGGTGAAGTACGAACTTCGTTGTTCCTTAGGTGCTGGACTTACGGGGAGAATTAGACCACCCCCTTCAATTAGGAGGGTGTCGGCTTGGATTTGGgggaggtcagagttcattgTAGCGTCCATGTGGCTGTCTACTTCAGTCTCGCTAGATATCATACTTGAATTGGCAACGTTCTCTGCAATTGGTTTATCGGTCCAGCCATTTTGTGTGGGTGTTCTCAATTCTGCCGATTTGCTGTAAAACACTCGAGTAGCGGTTGTGGGAGTACTAGTGACCTCATCAGTGTCGTGGTTACTAGGCCCAGTCACTGGCACCACTGGCACCACTCTACTCTTGGATGCTGTCACGTAGGTCCGTCTCTTCTGTGTTGATGACTCCACCATTTTATTGCCTCTTCCTCCAGATCCTGCTGAGATTGATTTCCTAGACACATCTTTGCTGAGTTCTTGCTCTTCTGTAGTTTGTGTGCCATAGAAGTGGGATGGAACTTCAGTAAGAGTAAAGGGAGTGCCTTTATCAACTGGAAGGCCGGGCAGATTGCCCGGGGCGATTTTCCTGGACCTCACAGCAGcaaaggggggtggggctgcttgaTCTTGTTGTTTTATCACCTCTCCTGCAGGTGAAAACACCTCTTCTTCCAGCGTTGACTGCCCGCTCCTGCTCGTAAAGATGTCCATATTCACTGTGTAGTCTTGTGCTTCAGTGTCTGCTAGCTTGCCCTTTTGGTCCGGGGCAATGCTCACCCTGCGTTTCATCCatgatctgtgtgtgtgcagagccTGCCTTGCCTGCTCCAGCGTCTCCACAACGCTCAGTCGTCGAGTACCCATCAGATCATTCATTGTAGAGATAGCTCTATTATAGAATAGCTATCTAACTCCTACGTCCTCTGACTAGACGACGTAGATCTATATTAAAAAAGAGGCGAGACTACTGTCCATGTATATTTTTTGAGAAAACAATTTTTAGGAGAGAAAGGGACGATTCATACCAAATTTGTAgaagactatatatataggcctttAATATTAGCAATAATTAGCACAACAAATATTAATAATGACACAATCACTCAGTTATCATTGTCTTCTTCTTGGCTGCCTCCCCACCACTTATACACAGCATTAGAAGCTGAAGTCCAGGCCCGGCTAACGGCCTCCGTTACACGCTCTGTTGTCACGGCAATGACCTCCTGAGTCTGCTGAACCACTTCTTCTCGCGACCCAACATTAAGTCCGTAATCACTCGCTTGAGCTAAAAATCTTCTCTTTAAATCGCTAATAGACAATTCTCCAGTGCACATGTGCATAGGAAGTGTTTGTGATAAAATGTCTTTTGTCATCACATCTTTCACTTCAGCCTTAGGTTCTTCAGTGGTAATGGTGCGGTCCTTTCCAATTTTTTGCAGCCATGATTTATAGACTGGGctctcacaccacacacgcatgAAGTCAGAGTTGAATTCATCCTTGGCTGCATCATCACCTTCAAGTGATGTCTTTAGTAGAGAAATCAGATAGTGTTTAAATTGGACCCGTATCCAATCGTTACTGcccagccaatcagattggtTCGCTTCTCGTTCACAAATTGTCTCAGATAAAATACTACAAAATCGCAAATCAGCAGTTGACAAGTGCAAGCACGGTTTAAGTGAATGGTCGTGGACAGCAACAATCCCTGTGGACACATCAGCGAAAACATCGCATATTTTGGACTGTTGTTTTTCGAAGAGAGGATTAACCACACCAGCCAGGACACACGATGATGGCCTCTTCAGCTCCTCCatttgctgcaggcaaaggtACGGTTGAAATGATTGCGAAACAGAGAACATATTTAGCGACAACAGATCATCGACTTCAATTCCAGTATAACTCTCCAGTGACTTTGGGAACAGCGATAAAATGCTGAGGACGGATTTGCTGGCTTTGATCGAGGTTGGGGCAAATAAAACAACTCTTTTTCCCACCAGTAGAGCCTTGAACATTTGTAGTAGTCTGTGCTGAAACTGTGTGATCACATCCCCGAGCGTTATATCCAAATAAAGGGAAGACACGATTTGCGACGAACTGCTCAGAGATGAGTTGATATCGTTGTATGTTTCACGAAGAATTTGCATATTTGAAAAGTCCTTTGCGTTGAAGAAAGCATGTGTTACGAGACTCAGTTTCGCTTCAATGAACTCAAACACTGGATAACGGGAGATCACACAGATGCTTTTCTGCACGGTTGAACGGGTAATTTCGTCGTCCATTTTCTTTAGTTTATTGGCTTCGATTTGTCGACAGCAAGCCACTCCAAAAACAGATTGTCCAGGATGGTCGAGATCTGGCAGTGTGAAGAAGACGGATTCTTCCTCAAAGTTATGGCAGCCATCTGGAAGAGCCAAGTGGGGCAAGTTCCTCCATGGAGACTGAGTTATTGACGTTGTTAGGCTTT comes from the Halichondria panicea chromosome 4, odHalPani1.1, whole genome shotgun sequence genome and includes:
- the LOC135334901 gene encoding late secretory pathway protein AVL9 homolog, which encodes MATSNAVLENVSDLATPVLHILVIGFHHQKGSTIEFSHPSLLLTSQVQESLTTSITQSPWRNLPHLALPDGCHNFEEESVFFTLPDLDHPGQSVFGVACCRQIEANKLKKMDDEITRSTVQKSICVISRYPVFEFIEAKLSLVTHAFFNAKDFSNMQILRETYNDINSSLSSSSQIVSSLYLDITLGDVITQFQHRLLQMFKALLVGKRVVLFAPTSIKASKSVLSILSLFPKSLESYTGIEVDDLLSLNMFSVSQSFQPYLCLQQMEELKRPSSCVLAGVVNPLFEKQQSKICDVFADVSTGIVAVHDHSLKPCLHLSTADLRFCSILSETICEREANQSDWLGSNDWIRVQFKHYLISLLKTSLEGDDAAKDEFNSDFMRVWCESPVYKSWLQKIGKDRTITTEEPKAEVKDVMTKDILSQTLPMHMCTGELSISDLKRRFLAQASDYGLNVGSREEVVQQTQEVIAVTTERVTEAVSRAWTSASNAVYKWWGGSQEEDNDN
- the LOC135334880 gene encoding uncharacterized protein LOC135334880 translates to MNDLMGTRRLSVVETLEQARQALHTHRSWMKRRVSIAPDQKGKLADTEAQDYTVNMDIFTSRSGQSTLEEEVFSPAGEVIKQQDQAAPPPFAAVRSRKIAPGNLPGLPVDKGTPFTLTEVPSHFYGTQTTEEQELSKDVSRKSISAGSGGRGNKMVESSTQKRRTYVTASKSRVVPVVPVTGPSNHDTDEVTSTPTTATRVFYSKSAELRTPTQNGWTDKPIAENVANSSMISSETEVDSHMDATMNSDLPQIQADTLLIEGGGLILPVSPAPKEQRSSYFTHTQSKIRTVEESLATISQESEEVLHSPSPSTFRLPINKMGTPKTVEPIEVGETFLQRVLPKSVQETAVTYQQLPMTTASMDDLITVVEPEDIETVDLFSAASAKTTTVENDRPKSKSRVKTSPTVEDTLSLPPARKAVDDTNTLAASTQEPLKGQTRPTRDNTVQLPQSLPSAMREGGPGGPGGGGGPGGGGPGGPGGGGVLRDLKLPPLIETTSIVDGNEMVQQLPMLKSPLSPYLTGFVFSSKRERAPPPYTIHRPPGSMGLVPSCPLYGVSQPKGLSDLLLSDPPTDSLPPSTLSSGLTRTDSHTSTLAEDPLPPETDTNRIPAEAPPTPFITSLSSSGPGPLSIASLSSSGPGPLHLAARSGNLRRLQSLINLGHDVDLPDHNGQTPLMYCIHLTGVHLSCADALIREGANVNKQSSDGSTAMHLASSVGGVALIELMILNGARTDVRDFEGRLPLHWATIPKSPKVIATLLKHDSELGIDVTDDVGMTPLMWAAYNNNAGVTSYLLGRGADREEKDDDGYTAMHWGVHREGVQCLQLLLKPDMTYFKDHKGRTVILFASEQGAMTACEVILKMRGDAIYDTDKMGRTPLHYAAACGRVDVCALLLGRGADATQTDSTGRTALDYARLKGMDYVVALLTCHGTAIADFARASRSTSVESLLSRGVSFGQLSGGVASLASHTGGALNKSMTSLVSNQSTIIERPGTAASVRSVTSVSGGGVDVVRGGYLGRFVNDKTDPLRHYFFRLSPDQGTVSWSEERGDKNVEVATILEVNEGPSNAVKLSPGYSPEALHKYVFWVMTSGGVLDLLAYNENDYSSWLREIGQVAVTNAQYGDVGQGLKRQQRIRGSGVPSASTPSRGQIAPSSIVDHTPLSTESQSNISNVSERSAIFVSPNTTTTVSSPVRVQRPSSRSQVGVAPGSHVTEYKIPKGFKSDIFVTSTPKAIAGNGHNDII